A stretch of Capricornis sumatraensis isolate serow.1 chromosome 10, serow.2, whole genome shotgun sequence DNA encodes these proteins:
- the CAV3 gene encoding caveolin-3, with translation MMAEERTDLEAQIVKDIHFKEIDLVNRDPKNINEDIVKVDFEDVIAEPVGTYSFDGVWKVSYTTFTVSKYWCYRLLSTLLGVPLALLWGFLFACISFCHIWAVVPCIKSYLIEIQCISHIYSLCIRTFCNPLFAALGQVCSNIKVMLRKEV, from the exons ATGATGGCCGAGGAGCGCACAGACCTGGAGGCCCAGATCGTCAAGGACATTCACTTCAAGGAGATCGACCTGGTGAACCGGGACCCTAAGAACATCAACGAGGACATAGTGAAG GTGGATTTTGAAGACGTGATCGCGGAGCCTGTGGGCACCTACAGCTTTGACGGCGTGTGGAAGGTGAGCTACAccaccttcactgtctccaagtACTGGTGCTACCGCCTGCTGTCCACACTGCTGGGCGTCCCACTGGCCCTGCTCTGGGGCTTCCTGTTCGCCTGCATCTCCTTCTGCCACATCTGGGCGGTGGTGCCCTGCATCAAGAGCTACCTGATCGAGATCCAGTGCATCAGCCACATCTACTCACTCTGCATCCGCACCTTCTGCAACCCACTCTTCGCCGCCCTGGGCCAGGTCTGCAGCAACATCAAGGTGATGCTGCGGAAGGAAGTGTGA